Proteins encoded in a region of the Zea mays cultivar B73 chromosome 4, Zm-B73-REFERENCE-NAM-5.0, whole genome shotgun sequence genome:
- the LOC100285077 gene encoding uncharacterized LOC100285077 yields MQAGMHHAPGQRASNYQQTHHTEARAHHGRAPAMSSSTPRERGGGRQFPVGRRRYAPVADAGCGGCRPTTSRLLRLPSFLKPCSQLLGGGGNSKAAATTTTRRRSGGGAAAVGEHYSCASTSTTASFSSYSSSSSAATRSTGGYAASSAAYSSSDCCYYYHCHPSRVVVYGAGPTAPMQQYQDPASSSLHKQQQQEQASPARAAPSAVGHNNKKKKMRRRAAEDGVGVGVAVEKESSDPRADFRDSMVQMVLETGLCDWDGLRGMLRRLLALNAPRHHAAILTAFAEVCAQLAAAPPPPAPSCQYRRC; encoded by the coding sequence ATGCAAGCAGGCATGCACCACGCACCAGGGCAGCGTGCAAGCAATTACCAGCAGACACATCACACAGAAGCTAGAGCACATCACGGGCGGGCGCCGGCGATGTCGTCGTCAACACCGAGAGAGCGAGGCGGCGGGAGGCAGTTCCCGGTGGGGCGGCGCCGGTACGCCCCGGTGGCCGACGCGGGGTGCGGCGGGTGCCGCCCGACGACGTCGAGGCTGCTCCGCCTGCCGTCCTTCCTCAAGCCCTGCAGCCAGCTGTTGGGTGGGGGTGGTAATAGCAAAGCTGCCGCGACGACGACGACAAGGAGGAGGAGTGGTggcggcgccgccgccgtcggTGAGCATTACTCCTGCGCCTCCACCTCTACCACGGCTTCCTTCTCCTCGTACTCCTCCTCGTCGTCGGCCGCCACGCGCAGCACGGGCGGCTACGCGGCGTCGTCGGCGGCCTACTCCTCCTccgactgctgctactactaccacTGCCACCCGTCGCGCGTCGTCGTGTACGGAGCTGGACCCACCGCCCCCATGCAACAGTACCAAGACCCAGCGTCGTCGTCGCTCcacaagcagcagcagcaggagcaggCGTCACCAGCTCGCGCGGCGCCGTCGGCAGTCGGCCATAAtaataagaagaagaagatgaggaggaGGGCGGCGGAGGAcggcgtgggcgtgggcgtggCGGTGGAGAAGGAGTCGTCGGACCCGCGCGCGGACTTCCGCGACAGCATGGTGCAGATGGTGCTGGAGACGGGGCTGTGCGACTGGGACGGCCTCCGCGGCATGCTCCGCCGCCTGCTCGCCCTCAACGCGCCGCGCCACCACGCCGCCATCCTCACCGCCTTCGCCGAGGTCTGCGCGCAGCTCGCCgccgctcctcctcctcctgcgccGTCGTGCCAGTACCGGCGCTGCTGA